A segment of the Trifolium pratense cultivar HEN17-A07 linkage group LG7, ARS_RC_1.1, whole genome shotgun sequence genome:
AACTAAATATATACTTCGTTAAGGAGTTGGTTTGCAGTTGCAATAGTAGTAGATATGTTGAAACCAAAGAGCACAGTGGTAatttaataattgatttgtttATCAGAAAAGGTGCTTCGACACGAGGATCTCAAAGGAGCCCCTCTATTGATATTAGCAAACAAGCAAGTGAGTGTAACTATTCTCTCCCTGTCCTATAAAACAAATGTTCTGTTTCCTCATTTGTTgtcatccttttttttttgccgTCTTCGGCTTGTGTATTTTTATCAACACAGTGATGATGGCGTACTTGACATTCTTGCTATTACAGGATCTTCCTGACGCAGTATCATCTGAAGAACTTGCTCGGTATCTAGATTTAAAGAAGCTGGATGAAAGAGTTTACATGTTTGAAGCTGTGTCAGCATATGATGGGTAAGTGAGAGGTtgtataaatttttcaaatcttAACCTGTGATGATCTATTACTGTTTCATTTTCAACAAGGATCAAGATATCTGATGTAAGGGAAAAATAACCATTAAGCTATATAATAGAGTATTTGTGGAATGGAATTTATTCTGATATGTATATGTTACtactttatattattaattaatgggTGATAGGAGAAATAAGACATGTTGCCTATAAATAATGAGTGGGGTTGAAAAGGGAAGCTAGATATTTGATTGAGTGAATTGGGGCCTTTGGCATTATGAGTGCATGGACCCTTGAAGTTCTATGCTATTGTTCTGTAATTTTGAGGATTTTTCCCTAACTTGTATTACAATTCCAGTTCCGGTTCTTATTACTTTCCTTTGAAATGTTGCAGGCTGGGGATCAGGGAAAGTGCAGAATGGCTAGTGGAAGTGATGGAGAGAAGCAAGAGAACTGAAATGTTGAGATTGCGGGCAGGTGCAATGGGTCCAGGTTCTGCCTAGAGATCCTGACATTAAACTAAAATGACTACTCCATTCATTTATAGTTTTGTATATCCAAATTGGGAAGTACATGATTAGAAGTCAgtaagaagaaaaaggaaacgAACAACTTGGTGCTACATTAGACTGAGCCGTGAAATTACATCATGGTTTAACTTGTAATATCTCTGTTTCATATGAGGCTCAGTCTCCAGTATCACATGGAGCAAGTTTTCTTCAGACATGCCCTATATAATCAATCTGTCAAGTGCTTGGGCTGAAGGGTTTTCTTCTTCTGCCTCCTCACATCCTTTTGTCAATGTCAATTCTAGATTTAAATTTcctatttgaatttgaataagtTTAATTTACTTTCCTTCCTGTAGCATTATATGGACACTGCACTGCATTACAGACCCAGGTTGTCTGGTATGGTATTGTGTAAAATACAAGTTATGAAGTAGATAAACTTGGGGTGTAGTTGAATTTTGTGAGAGGAGTCTGATTGGGGGAGCTACATACatgtttgattattatttttttagtaaaaaagatTTTGATTTTCACTAAGGCCAAGAATTCTCAAATTCGCTTCATCACCGATTTGTTTGAGCGTTTCAGCAATGCCTCGGGGTTGAAGATTAATCTATCTAAATCCAGGGCTTTCTATTCTACAGGTACTCCTCAAGCTAAAATTAATAAGCTTACTTCAATCTCTGGCATAAGGAGCACTACTTCTCTTGACAAGTATCTTGGCTTCCCTATCCTCAAAGGGAGAGCCAAGCGTAGCGACTTCCATTTCATCATCAATAAGATGCAATCTCGGCTCGCTTCTTGGAAGAATCGTCTTTTAAACAAGCCTGGTAGATTGGCTCTCGCCTCTTCGGTTCTTTCCTCCATCCCCAATTATTACATGCAGGTTTCTTGGCTTCCTCAAAGTATATGTGATAGCATTGACCAAACGACAAGAAACTTCATCTGGCGAGACTCCAACAATAAGGGAATTCATTTGGTGGGGTGGGACAAAATTGCCCGACCTAAGATTCAAGGTGGCTTGGGAATCCGACCAGCAAGGGAGGCCAACATTTGTCTCCTTGGAAAGCTCGTTTGGGATATGGTGCAGTCTTCAAATAAGTTATGGGTCAACCTTCTCTCAAAAAAATACACCATAGGTTCAGCCATTCTTCACACCAATAGTCTTTCCAATGCCTCCCCCACTTGGTCTTCTATAATCCGTGCTAAAAATATCTTAAAAGACGGTTTCTCTTGGCGAGCAGGTTCGGGGTCTTCCTCCTTCTGGTTCAGCCCCTGGAGCTCCTTAGGCTACCTTGGGACCATTGTCCCGTATGTTGACATCCATGATTTGCACCTCACTGTCAGAGACGTACTCACCTCTGACAGCCCTCATTCCCAGATCCTCTACACCCAGCTTCCTCCGCCAGCCTTCGATCTCATCAACAATTTACAGATCAGATTCAATGACTCTATAGAAGACGCTTTTATTTGGTCCAATAACAAGAATGGATCTTATACAGCCAAAAACGGTTATAGTTGGCTCCTGTCCCAAAAAGATTCAGCTAACACCTCCTCCCTCCCTTTTGGAAATGGAAATATGGTgtgatttatttataatttataagtcaGGGAGAAGAACAATCTTGGCAGGGATGTTCTCATAATCCTCACAGTCCATGGACCACATCTACATAAACATACTCTCTAATTTCAGCATTTGTTTGGCTGAATCAAAGGATTCAAGAGTTTTGGTCCTTATCATCACTCCCCTTGGAAATAACTTTACCCACCCCACATTTCTAAAAGACATGTTTTCTCCAAAAGTCGATTTTTGAACCGTGTACTTCTGAACGGCAaacaattcacttttttttcttcatcggGATGTGTACTTTTGATTAGAGGTAGTGCCCCCACTTACAAATGATCAACAGCAATCGACTCATCGATCCACAACTTGTAAGCACTCAAGTACTTACCATTTTTCTCCACCTTCGATACACGTCTATCTTGTTGCACTGGTTGATGGAGGTAGCAAATCCGCTATTTTCATAGCCGGCTAATAAGTGGGGGGTATCATTAGGGTGGATGAGAGACAAGCCCTCCTCCTGCAACAATGACTAGGATTATATGTATACTCTAGTTTGACACCAAGAAAATAGCTACGCGGGGCCAAAATATCTTGCTGCAATCTTAGGATTGATTTAGCATGGACAACTAGATACTTTCCATATTCATCTCTACATTTCTCTCTATAAGAGATTAACTGAACTTTAGGGTCTATCTAACTTTCTAATTGCTTTGCAAAAATGATGATAGGGCGGGATGAGAGATTTAAATGATAATGACCTTCTCTTGGTAGGGGATTTTGTTTTCTGTTAAACCATACATGAACATTGAGAATTATCAACTACAATCCGAAATCAGTAATCACATTATTTCATATTGGGTGAGAATCACCACCATTGCTTACACCCACTACCCCATGGTTTCCATTAAAATTGGAGATCAACATGAAAAAATGATTAGGTCAAGATTGTCTACCTAGAATCAAAGCAGGGTCTATTGTTTTTTAACAGAGAGGTCACTGCTTCAGAGAAGTCACcaagaaaaatgagaaaaacaCTACCCTTTACTTGATGTGCATATATGTCGGTCTATAAACAACATAAGCTTaatacatattcatcatcaaTTGGTCAAGAGTTATAATTGAtcatgcttaaaaaaaaatggatcaataaatttataattaatcatttacaattcaaaacataTTCTAAATAAGTAATGTTAATCCATGTAATGTAAATAATTAATCTAATGTGGCCTTCATTATACCTCTAAGAAAATTcatattataagttataacacaATTAAGCATAATAATGAATGGGATTGTTCTGCAATTCATAACACACCCAATAAAGCAAAATACAAAAGCAAGAAATAAAAACGTTATTTCTCACCCATGATAACAAACAAGCTAGAAAAGAAGTTAATTACATTCATATTCAACAGAAATCAGGCCTAATTCTCTTACAAACTGAAATGCAACCTTTATGTTGATCCCTTAAGATCTTAATCTCAGAAGACACCTTCAAATCTTCAAGACTTATATACTGTTGCTTTACCATCCTTAAGGAATCACCCCCAATATCATGAATCCATATATAAGGGTGACAAGTTTCATCATAGTAATACAATAAACTCTTCATTCCCACATTATTGCTTCCACTTCTACTAGGCATATACGTCTTATATATGCGTTTACTTTTCACTCTCTTTGAAGACCCTGGCTTCAAAATATGAACTTTCTTGAGTATTGATCCAACCCTTATTTGTAGTTCCACTGGCCTATCACTGAGGTTCCAAATCCTTGTCCCTAATCCATGGGTTTGTGTCTGATCATAGCAGCTATCAAAGCAACCACCAAGAGGTAGAAGGCTTAAACCTTTCATTTTCCCCATGAGGGAATCCAACTGTTTAGTCATTTTAAGCTTCTCACAAAAAGTTTGTGCTGTTGAAGCTTCATttgtatctatatatataagtcTCTTAATCATTCATGGCCTTGTAATTGTAATAGAGATGAGTTATTTGGCCACTTATGTCAATatggatttaatttaataactatgCACCACTAATATACAAATAGATAAGCAAACGTCCAATCATATCTCATCacatatttattttagatttttgaataatatatttatgaCATAGTATTACAAAGAAATATGACTCTAACTTGTATTTTAAATATgtatgttttttgtttcttcGCATGTTCTCTTCACGGGAGATAATCATGTTCGAGACACGGTCAAACATGAAATATGATTATTTCACTCAGTTTGGATCGAGTTTATGATATAGAAGTATGATGAAATTGGatagaatttattttataagaactttttttttcttttcgttATTCTCTCTACATGAAATAATTCTATTTGAAACGCCAACATTAAATGTGAGCAACGCTCTCTATCGAAATCTGATTTATGACATAGCATGTATGAAATATGGCTAGTAATCATGTTCGAGACACAATTGAGCATCAAACGTGAACACTTCTCATTATCAGGATTTAAATATTGATTCGTCACGTTATAAAAGACTAACTAACACCTTCTACCAAAACTTAACTCTTGGTTTTTTTCGATTAGATTAACTTAACTCTTGGTTGGTTACACTTGTTTCTTTATATCAAATtgtaaataaacaaaaaagttattaaactcaaattttacAATTCTTTAACTCTTTCTCGTGGATCACCCTAGTGGTTAGTAAGTATTTTGTGATGTTGTGatcataaaagaaaataaaaacagattATGTAGAGTCGTGCACTTTAGAACCCTCACACTATAAAAACagattatggatccaaatggaattctgtgcgaagttttgaagttgtgactcgaaaacaGATTTTGtacagaattttgggggacataccttcactaaaacgataattaatctctctttgtaacttcaaatttagtgaggtttgattatgtggaaaaataactcgattacggtcatttcggtatacgtttggtgaattattgatccaaattgagttgtgtacgacgctttgaagttgtgactcgaaagcagaattttagcgggggcaaaatccaaaaaattataaaacagatggggtaaaagtccgcgttttaaaacaggagagtaaaattccgatttaatcaaaacatgGGGTAAAACTGTATTTAAGCCTAGAATAATTATCATCCCTTCCATTAAGGAAATGGTAGGGCCTAATGAACCCCCAAATGTCAACACTAGAAAATAGTGGAAAAGTTTACTTGCActgacaaacaaaaaatgattCCTAAGAAACTATTGGCACCCCATATAAAGGATTCACAGATTCATGATAAGGCAGCATGAGGTTGCCTCAC
Coding sequences within it:
- the LOC123895710 gene encoding uncharacterized protein LOC123895710, with translation MIKRLIYIDTNEASTAQTFCEKLKMTKQLDSLMGKMKGLSLLPLGGCFDSCYDQTQTHGLGTRIWNLSDRPVELQIRVGSILKKVHILKPGSSKRVKSKRIYKTYMPSRSGSNNVGMKSLLYYYDETCHPYIWIHDIGGDSLRMVKQQYISLEDLKVSSEIKILRDQHKGCISVCKRIRPDFC